From the genome of Amycolatopsis sp. NBC_01488, one region includes:
- a CDS encoding DAK2 domain-containing protein gives MRVLDTAAVSAWATGCVHSLASLRPAIDEINVYPVADSDTGSNMLFTMAGAARELEEAEPENAADALKILARGAVASAKGNSGVILSQVVRGLADSARGRLDGEWLAKALGHADEVATGAVSRPVAGTILTVLHAVALAVRGDTHPLGEVAEKAAKEAAHALEKTPLQLPALAKAGVVDAGARGLVAVLDALVGVLTGAPLQQEHPLEVHAVPLAEAFAWEVMYLLDGVDEHSLPTLRKELSGLGDSVTVAGDGSGSHAVHVHCADIGAAIEAGLALGRPRRIRVEPLLTPTPIEPGGGLDRTVVAVVHGGELAEVLRAESIPVLAVPEGETPSVEDVISLLNEAAGRHVTVLPGSVALTAAVDTAAGHAMAAGRDVVVIPCVSPVQVLAALAVHDAGRRTNDDVVAMAEAAAATRRGELRIAREESLTWVGRAQSGDVVGLIDDEVVLIEPAPASETNLVAAAMNVLNRMLALGGELVTVLSGAAAPPGVAEELAEQLRLEHPEVELAGYASGQAEAVLLMGVE, from the coding sequence GTGCGGGTGCTGGACACGGCGGCGGTGTCGGCCTGGGCGACGGGCTGTGTGCACAGTCTCGCGAGCCTGCGCCCGGCCATCGACGAGATCAACGTCTACCCCGTCGCGGACTCCGACACCGGCTCCAACATGCTCTTCACGATGGCCGGCGCGGCCCGGGAGCTCGAGGAAGCGGAGCCGGAAAACGCCGCCGACGCGCTGAAGATCCTCGCGCGCGGTGCCGTGGCTTCGGCCAAGGGCAACTCCGGCGTGATCCTCTCCCAGGTCGTGCGCGGGCTGGCCGACAGCGCCCGGGGACGACTCGACGGCGAGTGGCTCGCCAAGGCGCTCGGCCACGCCGACGAGGTCGCGACCGGTGCCGTGAGCCGCCCGGTCGCCGGGACCATCCTGACCGTGCTGCACGCCGTCGCGCTCGCCGTGCGCGGTGACACGCACCCGCTCGGTGAAGTCGCGGAAAAAGCCGCGAAGGAAGCCGCGCACGCCCTCGAGAAGACACCGCTGCAGCTGCCCGCGCTGGCCAAGGCGGGCGTCGTCGACGCGGGTGCCCGCGGGCTCGTCGCCGTGCTCGACGCCCTGGTCGGCGTGCTCACCGGCGCCCCGCTCCAGCAGGAGCACCCCCTCGAAGTCCACGCGGTGCCGCTGGCCGAGGCCTTCGCCTGGGAGGTCATGTACCTCCTCGACGGCGTGGACGAGCACAGCCTGCCGACCCTGCGCAAGGAGCTGAGCGGCCTCGGCGACAGCGTCACCGTGGCCGGCGACGGCTCGGGCAGCCACGCCGTGCACGTCCACTGCGCCGACATCGGCGCCGCCATCGAAGCCGGGCTCGCGCTGGGGCGCCCGCGCCGGATCCGGGTCGAGCCGCTGCTCACGCCGACGCCGATCGAGCCGGGCGGCGGGCTCGACCGCACGGTCGTCGCCGTCGTGCACGGCGGCGAGCTGGCCGAGGTGCTGCGTGCCGAAAGCATCCCGGTGCTCGCCGTGCCCGAAGGCGAAACCCCCAGCGTCGAGGACGTCATCAGCCTGCTCAACGAAGCCGCCGGGCGGCACGTCACGGTCCTTCCGGGCAGCGTCGCGCTCACCGCGGCGGTCGACACTGCGGCCGGGCACGCGATGGCCGCCGGCCGCGACGTCGTGGTCATCCCGTGCGTCTCGCCGGTGCAGGTGCTGGCCGCGCTCGCGGTGCACGACGCCGGGCGCCGCACCAACGACGACGTCGTCGCGATGGCCGAAGCGGCCGCCGCGACCAGGCGTGGCGAACTGCGGATCGCGCGCGAGGAGTCGCTAACCTGGGTGGGCCGGGCCCAGTCCGGTGACGTGGTCGGCTTGATCGACGACGAGGTGGTGCTGATCGAGCCGGCACCGGCGTCGGAGACCAACCTGGTCGCGGCCGCGATGAACGTGCTGAACCGCATGCTCGCACTCGGCGGCGAGCTGGTGACGGTGCTGAGCGGGGCCGCCGCCCCACCCGGGGTCGCCGAGGAGCTCGCGGAGCAGCTGCGGCTGGAGCACCCCGAGGTGGAGCTGGCCGGTTACGCCAGTGGCCAGGCGGAAGCCGTGCTGCTGATGGGAGTCGAATAG
- a CDS encoding gamma carbonic anhydrase family protein codes for MPIYALGSLEPTIHPDAYVHPDATVIGDVRIGAFASVWPQTVLRGDHGYIEIGERSNVQDGCVLHCTERHPTILGPSSAIGHAVHVEGATIGTGCLIASGSVVLNGSVIEDGGMVGAGAVLSYGSYVKTGEIALGVPAKVRENKSFSAENIALVVDSYVGRGQRFRTELRRLDPRG; via the coding sequence ATGCCGATCTACGCACTCGGATCCCTCGAGCCGACGATCCACCCCGACGCCTACGTCCACCCGGACGCGACGGTGATCGGCGATGTCCGGATCGGCGCGTTCGCGTCGGTCTGGCCGCAGACGGTGCTGCGCGGCGACCACGGCTACATCGAGATCGGCGAGCGGTCCAACGTCCAGGACGGCTGCGTCCTGCACTGCACCGAGCGGCACCCGACGATCCTCGGGCCGTCGTCGGCGATCGGGCACGCGGTGCACGTCGAGGGCGCGACGATCGGCACGGGCTGCCTGATCGCGTCCGGCTCGGTGGTGCTGAACGGCTCGGTGATCGAGGACGGCGGCATGGTCGGCGCGGGCGCGGTGCTCTCGTACGGCTCGTACGTCAAGACCGGCGAGATCGCGCTGGGCGTGCCGGCGAAGGTGCGGGAGAACAAGTCGTTCAGCGCGGAGAACATCGCGCTGGTGGTGGATTCCTACGTCGGACGCGGGCAGCGGTTCCGCACCGAGCTGAGGCGGCTCGACCCGCGTGGGTGA
- a CDS encoding thiamine-phosphate kinase has translation MSPNDGTVAETGEFALIRAVTEGRRQPPGTLLGPGDDAAVVAAPDGRVVASTDVLVQGVHFRLDWSPPEYVGRKAVAVNLADIAAMGATPTTVLVGLACPPDTPRDLVTALADGMWAEAERAGVGVSGGDMVRADQLVISVTALGDLGDREPVTRSGARPGDVVAVCGKLGWAAAGLAVLGRGFRSPVGVVNAQRCPEPPYEAGPRAALAGATAMIDVSDGLLADLAHIGESSGVGIDVRTADLDVPARLTEVGAALGADPLDWVLTGGEDHALAATFPAFAELPEGWRTIGVVTMADSGITVDGKPFAREGGWTHWR, from the coding sequence GTGTCACCGAACGACGGAACGGTCGCCGAGACCGGGGAGTTCGCGCTCATCCGCGCCGTCACCGAAGGACGGCGCCAGCCGCCGGGCACGCTGCTCGGGCCGGGCGACGACGCCGCCGTCGTCGCCGCCCCCGACGGCCGGGTGGTCGCCAGCACCGACGTGCTCGTCCAGGGCGTCCACTTCCGGCTCGACTGGTCGCCGCCGGAGTACGTCGGGCGCAAGGCCGTCGCGGTCAACCTGGCCGACATCGCCGCCATGGGCGCCACCCCGACCACCGTCCTGGTCGGCCTGGCCTGCCCGCCCGACACCCCGCGCGACCTGGTCACCGCGCTCGCCGACGGCATGTGGGCCGAGGCCGAGCGCGCCGGCGTCGGCGTCTCCGGCGGTGACATGGTCCGCGCCGACCAGCTCGTGATCAGCGTCACCGCACTCGGTGACCTCGGCGACCGTGAGCCCGTGACGCGCTCGGGCGCGCGGCCCGGCGACGTCGTCGCGGTCTGCGGCAAGCTCGGCTGGGCCGCCGCCGGCCTGGCCGTGCTCGGGCGCGGGTTCCGGTCCCCGGTCGGCGTCGTCAACGCCCAGCGCTGCCCGGAACCGCCCTACGAAGCCGGTCCGCGCGCCGCCCTCGCCGGGGCCACCGCGATGATCGACGTCTCCGACGGCCTGCTGGCCGACCTCGCGCACATCGGCGAGTCCTCCGGCGTCGGCATCGACGTCCGCACCGCCGACCTCGACGTCCCCGCGCGGCTCACCGAAGTCGGCGCCGCGCTGGGCGCCGACCCCCTGGACTGGGTCCTCACCGGTGGCGAGGACCACGCGCTCGCAGCCACGTTCCCGGCGTTCGCCGAGCTGCCCGAAGGGTGGCGCACCATCGGCGTCGTCACGATGGCGGACTCCGGGATCACCGTGGACGGCAAGCCTTTTGCCCGAGAAGGCGGCTGGACGCACTGGCGCTGA
- a CDS encoding GNAT family N-acetyltransferase, translating into MRIVPVPFDHPDAAKLMAAVQQVYVERYGDEDATPMSPADFDPPQGLFIVGYQGDEAVACGAWRAHDGPEPDFHEGDAEFKRMYVADSVRGRGFARMILSELERTAALCGRKRAVLETGTKQPEAIALYTSSGYVEIPKFGIYRNEPESRCYGKDLTSV; encoded by the coding sequence GTGAGAATCGTTCCGGTCCCCTTCGACCATCCCGACGCGGCCAAGCTCATGGCCGCGGTGCAGCAGGTCTACGTCGAGCGCTACGGCGACGAAGACGCCACCCCGATGAGCCCGGCGGACTTCGACCCGCCGCAGGGTCTGTTCATCGTCGGCTACCAGGGTGACGAAGCGGTCGCCTGTGGAGCGTGGCGGGCGCATGACGGCCCCGAGCCGGACTTCCATGAGGGCGACGCCGAGTTCAAGCGGATGTACGTCGCCGATTCGGTGCGCGGCCGCGGCTTCGCGCGGATGATCCTCTCCGAACTGGAGCGCACCGCGGCGTTGTGCGGCCGCAAGCGCGCGGTCCTGGAAACCGGGACCAAGCAGCCGGAGGCGATCGCGCTGTACACGTCGTCCGGGTACGTCGAGATCCCGAAGTTCGGCATCTACCGCAACGAGCCCGAAAGCCGCTGCTACGGCAAGGACCTCACTTCGGTGTGA
- a CDS encoding pyridoxamine 5'-phosphate oxidase family protein: MLSTTPRTTLGRKKHRAVTDRSALYAVLDEGLICHLGIVRDGAPLVLPTGYGRDGDTLYLHGSTGASSLRTASQDLDVCVTVTLLDGIVYSRSVNNHSMNYRSAVIFGKAAPVAEPEAKMHGLKVLTDHLAPGSWEHAREVNAKEFAAVSVLALDLAEASVKMRAEGPDDEPEDLDADAAWAGVLPVRTVFGEPEPSADLSPGWTTPAHVTGRE; this comes from the coding sequence ATGCTGTCCACCACGCCCCGCACCACGCTCGGCCGCAAGAAGCACCGGGCCGTGACCGACCGCTCCGCGCTGTACGCCGTCCTGGACGAGGGCCTGATCTGCCACCTCGGCATCGTCCGCGACGGCGCGCCGCTGGTCCTGCCGACCGGCTACGGCCGCGACGGCGACACGCTCTACCTGCACGGCTCCACCGGCGCGTCGAGCCTCCGCACGGCGTCGCAGGACCTCGACGTCTGCGTCACGGTGACGCTCCTCGACGGCATCGTCTACTCGCGGTCGGTCAACAACCACTCGATGAACTACCGCAGCGCGGTGATCTTCGGGAAGGCGGCTCCGGTCGCCGAGCCCGAGGCGAAGATGCACGGCCTGAAGGTGCTCACCGACCACCTCGCGCCGGGTTCGTGGGAGCACGCGCGCGAGGTCAACGCGAAGGAGTTCGCGGCGGTGAGCGTGCTCGCGCTCGACCTCGCCGAGGCGTCGGTGAAGATGCGCGCGGAGGGCCCGGACGACGAGCCGGAAGACCTCGACGCGGACGCCGCCTGGGCCGGGGTGCTCCCGGTCCGGACGGTCTTCGGCGAGCCGGAGCCGTCGGCGGACCTCTCGCCCGGCTGGACGACGCCGGCGCACGTCACCGGTCGTGAGTGA
- the pdxR gene encoding MocR-like pyridoxine biosynthesis transcription factor PdxR, with product MTHADTALPVSLDRAAVTPLAVQLADALREAAASGHLRGGDRLPSTRALAGRLGVSRTVTSAAYEQLHAEGWIAGRHGSGTYVTTPPSVPASEVPAPAVPAPEAAAPALLDLGPGTPWADGLDRAAWRRAWRAAADPDPLVRAHRAGLPEYRAAVSEHLLRHRGLAAGSVLATGGTTAAVVELAAAVLARGDVVAVEEPGYQRAVQAFLSAGMRVVGVPVDDEGLRPEAIPAGARAVYCSPAHQYPMGSRLSAARRVALVERARSSSMLVIEDDYDGELRFDVAPLPMLASLAPDVVAHLGTTSKILTPTLGAGWMVAPEAITSAVLAYRDLTGTRPSPAGQRVLYEFARNGDLGRHLRKLRREMAERRTLLAGALASAGVPVRGDDAGAHLVVPFSSAAVEASVIASAERRGIRLDGLARHFAGEPSAHGVAIGYAGCAREALVAALPTLVSLLR from the coding sequence GTGACCCACGCCGACACCGCGCTCCCGGTCAGCCTCGACCGTGCGGCCGTGACACCGCTGGCCGTCCAGCTGGCCGACGCGCTGCGCGAAGCCGCCGCGAGCGGGCACCTGCGCGGCGGCGACCGGCTGCCGTCGACGCGAGCGCTGGCCGGACGGCTCGGCGTCAGCCGCACGGTGACGTCGGCGGCGTACGAGCAGCTGCACGCCGAGGGCTGGATCGCCGGGCGCCACGGCTCCGGCACGTACGTGACGACGCCGCCTTCGGTGCCGGCTTCGGAGGTCCCGGCCCCCGCTGTCCCGGCGCCCGAGGCCGCCGCGCCCGCGCTGCTCGACCTCGGGCCGGGCACGCCGTGGGCGGACGGCCTGGACCGCGCGGCCTGGCGTCGCGCCTGGCGTGCGGCGGCCGACCCGGATCCGCTGGTCCGCGCGCACCGCGCCGGGCTGCCGGAGTACCGCGCGGCCGTGTCGGAGCACCTGCTGCGCCACCGCGGCCTCGCCGCCGGTTCGGTGCTGGCGACGGGCGGGACGACGGCGGCGGTCGTCGAGCTGGCCGCGGCGGTGCTGGCGCGCGGGGACGTCGTGGCCGTCGAAGAGCCCGGGTACCAGCGCGCGGTGCAGGCGTTCCTCAGCGCGGGGATGCGGGTCGTGGGCGTGCCGGTGGACGACGAGGGCCTGCGCCCGGAGGCGATCCCCGCGGGCGCGCGGGCGGTGTACTGCTCGCCGGCGCACCAGTACCCGATGGGCAGCCGCCTGAGCGCGGCGCGGCGGGTCGCACTGGTGGAGCGGGCGCGTTCTTCGTCGATGCTGGTGATCGAGGACGACTACGACGGCGAGCTGCGCTTCGACGTGGCGCCGTTGCCGATGCTGGCTTCGCTGGCCCCGGACGTGGTGGCGCACCTGGGGACGACGTCGAAGATCCTCACGCCGACGCTGGGGGCGGGGTGGATGGTGGCGCCGGAAGCGATCACGTCGGCGGTGCTGGCGTATCGGGATCTGACCGGGACGCGGCCTTCGCCGGCGGGGCAGCGGGTGCTGTACGAGTTCGCGCGGAACGGGGATTTGGGGCGTCACCTGCGGAAACTGCGCCGGGAGATGGCCGAGCGGCGGACGTTGCTGGCGGGGGCGCTGGCGTCGGCCGGGGTGCCGGTCCGGGGTGACGACGCGGGGGCGCACCTGGTGGTGCCGTTTTCGTCGGCCGCGGTGGAGGCTTCGGTGATCGCTTCCGCGGAGCGGCGCGGGATCCGGTTGGACGGGCTGGCCCGGCACTTCGCCGGGGAGCCGTCGGCGCACGGGGTGGCGATCGGGTACGCGGGGTGCGCGCGGGAGGCCTTGGTGGCGGCGCTGCCGACGCTGGTCTCGTTGCTGCGCTGA
- a CDS encoding glycoside hydrolase family 27 protein: MRLDHGIAADRKASTGSTALVLLLVVLTWLLSLPTASPALANGLAETPPMGWNSWNQVRCYDLTEDVVKKAADALADTGLRDAGYRYVVVDDCWQAPARAADGSLQADPKRFPHGIADLADYVHSRGLLFGIYAVPGSRTCAMANDAYPASGIGSLGHERQDAETFDRWGVDYLKYDWCNADTVDGLDRKAAFEKMRDELVALPRPIVYAISEYGVSSPWTWARPVANLWRTTYDLTATWDSVLATIDQQATVATHSGGPGGWNDPDMLQVGNGTLTADEARAHFSVWAVLNAPLFAGTDPAKLSDTDLATLANPEAIAVDQDFAGGQGRQLAVGPGYQVWGKPLSGGGFAVVLLNTGSTTATVSAAIPGSWTVRDLWAHRDVGTDVSASLRPHAAAFLKLTPK; this comes from the coding sequence GTGCGATTGGATCACGGCATCGCCGCGGACAGGAAAGCCAGTACCGGGAGCACGGCCCTCGTGCTCCTGCTCGTCGTGCTGACCTGGCTGCTCAGCCTGCCGACGGCGTCGCCCGCGCTGGCGAACGGCCTGGCGGAGACCCCGCCGATGGGCTGGAACAGCTGGAACCAGGTCCGCTGCTACGACCTCACCGAGGATGTCGTCAAGAAGGCGGCCGACGCGCTCGCGGACACCGGCCTGCGGGACGCGGGTTACCGGTACGTCGTCGTCGACGACTGCTGGCAGGCGCCCGCGCGGGCCGCCGACGGCTCCCTCCAGGCGGACCCGAAGCGGTTCCCGCACGGCATCGCCGACCTCGCCGACTACGTCCACTCCCGCGGCCTGCTGTTCGGCATCTACGCCGTGCCCGGTAGCCGGACCTGCGCGATGGCGAACGACGCGTACCCGGCGTCCGGCATCGGCTCGCTCGGTCACGAGCGCCAGGACGCCGAGACGTTCGACCGCTGGGGCGTCGACTACCTCAAGTACGACTGGTGCAACGCCGACACCGTCGACGGCCTCGACCGGAAGGCGGCGTTCGAGAAGATGCGCGACGAGCTCGTCGCGCTGCCCCGCCCGATCGTCTACGCGATTTCCGAATACGGCGTCTCCAGCCCGTGGACCTGGGCGCGGCCGGTGGCGAACCTGTGGCGGACGACGTACGACCTGACCGCGACCTGGGACTCCGTGCTCGCGACGATCGACCAGCAGGCCACGGTCGCGACCCACAGCGGCGGCCCGGGCGGCTGGAACGACCCGGACATGCTGCAGGTGGGCAACGGCACGCTCACCGCGGACGAAGCCCGCGCGCACTTCAGCGTCTGGGCGGTGCTGAACGCGCCGCTGTTCGCCGGTACCGACCCGGCGAAGCTGAGTGACACGGATCTCGCGACGCTCGCCAACCCGGAGGCGATCGCCGTCGACCAGGACTTCGCGGGCGGCCAGGGACGGCAGCTCGCGGTGGGCCCCGGCTACCAGGTGTGGGGGAAACCGCTTTCCGGCGGCGGGTTCGCGGTGGTGCTGCTCAACACCGGCAGCACCACCGCGACCGTCTCCGCGGCGATCCCGGGTTCCTGGACCGTGCGGGATCTCTGGGCCCACCGGGACGTGGGAACCGACGTCTCCGCGTCGCTGCGGCCGCACGCCGCGGCGTTCCTGAAGCTCACACCGAAGTGA
- a CDS encoding Lrp/AsnC family transcriptional regulator — MVHAYILIQTEVGKAAAVAAEISSIPGVTSSEDVTGPYDVIVRAAADSVDQLGQLVVAKVQNVEGITRTLTCPVVHL, encoded by the coding sequence GTGGTCCACGCATACATCCTCATCCAGACCGAGGTCGGCAAGGCGGCCGCGGTGGCGGCCGAGATCTCGAGCATCCCGGGCGTGACCAGCTCGGAGGATGTCACCGGACCGTACGACGTGATCGTCCGCGCCGCCGCCGACAGCGTCGACCAGCTGGGCCAGCTCGTGGTCGCGAAGGTGCAGAACGTGGAAGGCATCACGCGGACGCTGACCTGCCCGGTCGTGCACCTCTGA
- a CDS encoding D-alanine--D-alanine ligase family protein — MSEKIRVAVVFGGRSSEHTISCLSAGSVLGNLDPARFEAVPVGITREGRWVLGTGDSAQLAIRGRELPSVDDGKGLVLAGDPSSQGLVAVEAGRESELLSQVDVVFPVLHGAFGEDGTIQGLLELAGIPYVGPGVLASAAAMDKETAKKLLAADGLPVGTFAALRRDQSTLDDDGKAKLGLPVFVKPSRAGSSVGISRVTGWDDLDAAIELARATDPKVLVEAAVVGREVECGVLEFPDGRVEASLPAEIRVLSEDENAWYDFETKYLGDDAELDIPAKLDDALTEKLRAMAVKAFRALDCQGLARVDFFVGADGELTINEVNTMPGFTTKSAYPKMWEVTGVDYATLLTTLIETAIARGTGLR; from the coding sequence ATGAGCGAGAAGATCCGGGTGGCGGTCGTCTTCGGCGGGCGCAGCAGCGAGCACACCATCTCCTGCCTGTCCGCCGGCAGCGTCCTGGGGAACCTCGATCCGGCACGCTTCGAAGCCGTCCCCGTCGGCATCACCCGGGAAGGTCGCTGGGTGCTCGGCACCGGGGACTCCGCGCAGCTCGCCATCCGCGGCCGCGAACTGCCGTCCGTCGACGACGGCAAGGGGCTCGTGCTCGCCGGTGATCCCTCCAGTCAGGGCCTCGTAGCCGTCGAAGCCGGGCGCGAGAGCGAACTCCTCTCCCAGGTCGACGTCGTCTTCCCGGTACTGCACGGCGCCTTCGGCGAGGACGGCACCATCCAGGGCCTGCTCGAGCTCGCCGGCATCCCGTACGTCGGCCCCGGCGTGCTCGCCAGCGCCGCCGCCATGGACAAGGAAACCGCGAAGAAGCTTCTGGCCGCCGATGGGCTTCCGGTCGGTACCTTCGCCGCGCTCCGCCGTGATCAGTCCACTTTGGACGACGACGGCAAGGCCAAGCTCGGCCTGCCCGTCTTCGTCAAGCCGTCGCGGGCCGGGTCGTCGGTCGGCATCAGCCGCGTCACCGGCTGGGACGACCTCGACGCCGCCATCGAGCTCGCCCGCGCCACCGATCCGAAGGTGCTCGTGGAAGCCGCCGTCGTCGGCCGGGAGGTCGAGTGCGGGGTCCTCGAGTTCCCGGACGGGCGCGTCGAAGCCTCGCTGCCCGCCGAGATCCGCGTCCTGTCCGAGGACGAAAACGCTTGGTACGACTTCGAAACCAAGTACCTCGGCGACGACGCCGAGCTGGACATCCCGGCCAAGCTCGACGACGCGCTCACCGAGAAGCTCCGCGCCATGGCCGTGAAGGCGTTCCGGGCGCTCGACTGCCAGGGCCTCGCCCGCGTCGACTTCTTCGTCGGCGCCGACGGCGAGCTGACCATCAACGAGGTCAACACCATGCCCGGCTTCACGACGAAGTCCGCCTATCCGAAGATGTGGGAGGTCACCGGCGTGGACTACGCGACGCTGCTGACCACCCTCATCGAGACGGCGATCGCCCGGGGCACGGGCCTGCGCTAG
- a CDS encoding DUF3515 domain-containing protein has product MPDSDTGAPPRVVLVLAATLAVALAVAVAVFAVTHRSSDSPDSGPLPLVPVPAPFAAAPACTTLLGAVPTELTSNGTSLKLRELANPAPPATVAWGSADPLVLRCGLDRPPELTPTAALRLVNKVQWLQVPGEGTSTWYVVDREVYAALTVPDSAGTGPLQQISDTIAAKLPPRPLRFS; this is encoded by the coding sequence GTGCCAGATTCCGACACCGGTGCCCCGCCCAGGGTGGTCCTCGTCCTGGCGGCGACGCTCGCCGTGGCCCTGGCGGTCGCCGTCGCCGTCTTCGCGGTGACCCACCGCTCCTCGGACTCCCCGGATTCCGGTCCCCTGCCGCTCGTCCCGGTGCCGGCGCCCTTCGCCGCGGCCCCGGCCTGCACGACGCTGCTGGGCGCGGTGCCGACCGAGCTGACGTCCAACGGGACGTCGTTGAAGCTGCGCGAGCTGGCCAACCCGGCCCCGCCGGCCACCGTGGCGTGGGGCTCGGCCGACCCGCTGGTGCTGCGCTGCGGCCTGGACCGGCCCCCGGAGCTGACGCCCACGGCGGCGCTGCGGCTGGTGAACAAGGTGCAGTGGCTGCAGGTGCCGGGCGAGGGCACGTCGACGTGGTACGTCGTGGACCGCGAGGTCTACGCGGCGCTGACGGTGCCGGACAGCGCCGGGACGGGCCCGCTGCAGCAGATCTCGGACACGATCGCCGCGAAGCTGCCGCCGCGGCCGCTGCGGTTCTCCTAG
- a CDS encoding uracil-DNA glycosylase has product MTARPLQDIVEAGWAQALEPVAPQVAAMGEFLRAEIAAGRTYLPAGEHVLRAFKQPFHDVRVLIVGQDPYPTPGHAVGLSFSVAPDVRPIPKSLVNIYKEYADDLGHPLPSNGDLTPWADQGVLLLNRALTVQPGKSNSHQGKGWEEVTEQAIKALAARSEPMVAILWGRNARNLRPMLGEVPCIESAHPSPLSAHNGFFGSRPFSRANQLLEQQGAAPVDWKLP; this is encoded by the coding sequence GTGACCGCACGACCGCTGCAGGACATCGTCGAGGCAGGCTGGGCGCAAGCCCTCGAACCGGTGGCGCCGCAGGTCGCCGCGATGGGGGAGTTCCTCCGCGCGGAGATCGCCGCGGGCCGCACCTACCTGCCGGCGGGTGAGCACGTGCTGCGGGCGTTCAAGCAGCCGTTCCACGACGTGCGCGTGCTGATCGTCGGGCAGGACCCGTACCCGACGCCCGGGCACGCGGTGGGCCTGAGCTTCTCGGTGGCGCCGGACGTCCGGCCGATCCCGAAGAGCCTGGTCAACATCTACAAGGAGTACGCCGACGACCTCGGCCACCCGCTGCCGTCCAACGGCGACCTGACGCCGTGGGCCGACCAGGGCGTGCTGCTGCTCAACAGGGCGCTGACGGTGCAGCCCGGCAAGTCGAACTCGCACCAGGGCAAGGGCTGGGAAGAGGTCACCGAGCAGGCGATCAAGGCCCTCGCGGCGCGCTCGGAGCCGATGGTGGCGATCCTGTGGGGCCGCAACGCGCGGAACCTGCGCCCGATGCTGGGCGAGGTCCCGTGCATCGAGTCGGCGCACCCCAGCCCGCTGTCGGCGCACAACGGCTTCTTCGGGTCGCGGCCGTTCAGCCGGGCCAACCAGCTCCTGGAGCAGCAGGGCGCGGCGCCGGTCGACTGGAAACTCCCGTAG
- the rpmB gene encoding 50S ribosomal protein L28, which produces MAAVCDVCGKGPGFGKSVSHSHRRTNRRWNPNIQTVHAKVGVSQRKRLNVCTSCIKAGKVVRG; this is translated from the coding sequence GTGGCTGCCGTGTGCGACGTCTGTGGCAAGGGACCCGGCTTCGGCAAGTCGGTCTCGCACTCCCACCGCCGTACCAACCGCCGGTGGAACCCGAACATCCAGACCGTCCACGCCAAGGTGGGTGTGTCCCAGCGCAAGCGCCTGAACGTGTGCACCTCGTGCATCAAGGCGGGCAAGGTCGTTCGCGGCTGA
- a CDS encoding alpha/beta fold hydrolase yields the protein MNVTSADGTSIFFEQRGSGAPVILVGGAFNDRTTVAGLADVLATDFTAIAYDRRGRGDSGDTPAYAMEREIEDIAALIAHAGGTASVFGHSSGAVLALEAAAAGLPIDKLVAYEPPYATPEHPRDDVLPQVQAQIAAGDRDGAVKTFLTVAGTPTEMVEGMKQAPVWGWFTALAHTLPYDLEICGPGCRIRVDHLAKISVPTLVIDGGNSPASFAEAAEAVVAVIPGARRETLAGQDHGVLQYPETLKDLLTGFLK from the coding sequence ATGAACGTCACATCGGCCGACGGCACGTCGATCTTCTTCGAGCAGCGCGGATCCGGTGCGCCGGTGATCCTGGTCGGCGGCGCGTTCAACGACCGGACGACCGTCGCGGGCCTGGCCGACGTCCTGGCGACGGACTTCACGGCGATCGCCTACGACCGCCGTGGGCGGGGTGACAGCGGGGACACCCCGGCGTACGCGATGGAGCGGGAGATCGAGGACATCGCGGCGCTGATCGCCCACGCGGGCGGGACGGCGTCGGTGTTCGGCCACTCGTCGGGCGCGGTTTTGGCCTTGGAAGCGGCCGCCGCCGGGCTGCCGATCGACAAGCTGGTGGCGTACGAGCCGCCGTACGCGACTCCCGAGCACCCGCGGGACGACGTTCTTCCCCAGGTCCAGGCGCAGATCGCGGCGGGTGACCGCGACGGCGCGGTGAAGACGTTCCTGACGGTCGCGGGGACACCGACGGAGATGGTCGAGGGCATGAAGCAGGCCCCGGTGTGGGGCTGGTTCACGGCGCTGGCGCACACGCTGCCGTACGACCTGGAGATCTGCGGCCCGGGCTGCCGCATCCGGGTGGACCACCTGGCGAAGATCTCGGTGCCGACGCTGGTGATCGACGGCGGGAACAGCCCGGCGTCGTTCGCGGAAGCGGCCGAGGCGGTCGTGGCGGTGATCCCGGGCGCTCGGCGGGAGACCCTGGCGGGGCAGGACCACGGGGTGCTGCAGTACCCAGAGACGCTGAAGGACCTGCTGACCGGCTTCCTGAAGTAG